Proteins from one Faecalibacterium sp. I3-3-33 genomic window:
- a CDS encoding LytR/AlgR family response regulator transcription factor has product MEAITIASWYSMRFAIVDDLGTERTLLKERLARQLRQRGTEAELLEFDSGEAFLAAEEAQRFTAAFLDIYMDGLSGMDAAKELRKTDADCLLVFTTTSTDHALEGFQVRAFHYLVKPFSEAELSGLLDEMLAKLPRPEPVLTVKVDGSDIHLRYRDIISAEHFAHIINIRTTAGKTLAMRQSFKAFTEPLKKDPRFFVCGRGTIINMENAADFQDAAFCMTDGSQVYVSQELLKAARQAFMEFLLQRGRVG; this is encoded by the coding sequence TTGGAAGCTATAACAATAGCTTCTTGGTACAGCATGAGATTTGCGATCGTCGATGACCTTGGTACGGAGCGCACGCTGCTGAAGGAGCGCTTGGCACGGCAGCTGCGCCAGCGCGGTACAGAAGCAGAGCTTTTAGAATTTGACAGCGGAGAAGCTTTTCTGGCGGCAGAAGAAGCGCAGCGCTTTACCGCCGCATTTTTGGATATTTACATGGATGGTTTAAGCGGCATGGACGCGGCAAAGGAACTTCGGAAAACAGACGCAGACTGCCTTCTGGTTTTTACCACCACCTCGACAGACCATGCACTCGAGGGGTTTCAGGTACGGGCATTTCATTATTTGGTCAAACCCTTTTCAGAGGCCGAGTTGTCCGGTCTGTTGGATGAAATGCTCGCAAAACTCCCCCGCCCGGAGCCGGTTTTGACGGTGAAGGTGGATGGCAGCGACATCCATTTGCGCTATCGTGATATCATATCCGCCGAGCATTTCGCCCACATCATCAATATCCGCACCACTGCCGGCAAAACGCTTGCCATGCGCCAGAGTTTCAAGGCGTTCACAGAGCCGCTCAAAAAGGACCCGCGCTTTTTTGTTTGTGGCCGCGGTACGATCATCAATATGGAGAATGCTGCCGATTTTCAGGATGCCGCCTTCTGTATGACGGACGGCAGCCAGGTCTATGTCAGTCAGGAGCTTTTGAAAGCCGCCCGACAGGCGTTTATGGAATTTCTGCTGCAAAGGGGGCGTGTGGGTTGA